The following proteins are encoded in a genomic region of Glycine max cultivar Williams 82 chromosome 18, Glycine_max_v4.0, whole genome shotgun sequence:
- the LOC102662893 gene encoding DNA polymerase epsilon catalytic subunit B — protein sequence MDIASLLLGIIFRDRRYEYKGLNKVWKGKLSEAKASGNSIKIQEAQDMVVLYDSLQIAHKCILNSFYGYVMRKGARWYSMEMAGVVTYTGANIIQNARLLVEKIGKPLELDTDGIWCALPGSFPENFTFKTRDPKKKFTISYPCVMLNVDVAINNSNDQYQTLTDPIRKTYTTRSECSIEF from the exons ATGGATATAGCTTCTTTGTTGTTGGGTATAAT TTTCCGGGATAGAAGATATGAATATAAAGGTCTCAATAAGGTTTGGAAGGGAAAATTGTCAGAGGCCAAGGCTAGTGGAAATTCTATAAAGATCCAGGAAGCACAG GATATGGTTGTGCTTTATGATTCATTGCAAATTGCTCACAAGTGTATACTTAATTCCTTTTATGGATATGTCATGCGCAA GGGTGCAAGATGGTACTCCATGGAAATGGCTGGAGTAGTGACATATACTGGTGCAAATATCATTCAGAATGCTCGCTTGCTAGTAGAGAAAATAGGAAAACCACTTGAACTAGACACTGATGGTATCTGGTGTGCACTACCTGGATCTTTTCCAGAAAATTTCACTTTTAAAACAAG AGACCCAAAGAAGAAGTTTACAATCTCATACCCATGTGTTATGCTTAATGTTGATGTGGCAATAAATAACTCAAATGATCAATACCAG ACACTCACAGATCCAATCAGGAAAACGTATACAACTCGCAGTGAATGCTCTATCGAATTTTAG